The Leptospira sp. WS39.C2 genome contains a region encoding:
- a CDS encoding methyltransferase domain-containing protein: MNQEKMLNLGCGARFHKDWLNIDFSSNSESVIEFDLRKGIPLEAASITSVYSSHVLEHFEKKAAPFFLKEIHRVLEPGGIVRIVVPDLEQIVRAYLFEFDKAIQGNKSSATRMNWLVYELIDQVQRNYSGGETIKWWNQDSIPEIDFIRSRLGNEFQNFLDSKQKNRTEVSVLSLVKKSIRKLIRIMKNMLLKSIGYSLEMAEIGKFRLGGEVHYWMYDSVSLTELLLENGFNNIKICKSNESEIPSFNSYLLDIDESGNTRKPDSLFIEARK, from the coding sequence ATGAATCAAGAAAAAATGTTAAATTTAGGATGTGGAGCTCGATTTCATAAGGATTGGTTGAATATAGATTTTTCCTCCAATAGTGAAAGTGTTATTGAATTTGACCTCAGGAAAGGCATCCCTTTGGAAGCGGCTTCTATAACGTCTGTTTATTCTTCGCACGTTTTGGAACATTTTGAAAAAAAAGCTGCTCCTTTTTTTTTAAAGGAGATACACCGAGTTTTAGAACCTGGAGGGATCGTAAGAATTGTAGTACCAGATCTGGAGCAAATTGTACGTGCCTATCTATTTGAATTTGATAAGGCAATCCAAGGTAATAAATCTAGTGCCACTAGGATGAATTGGTTGGTTTATGAATTAATAGATCAAGTCCAGAGGAATTATAGTGGAGGAGAAACGATAAAATGGTGGAATCAAGATTCGATTCCAGAGATTGATTTTATTAGAAGTCGACTTGGAAATGAATTTCAAAACTTTTTAGATTCGAAGCAAAAAAATAGAACGGAAGTATCTGTTTTAAGTTTAGTAAAAAAGAGCATACGAAAACTAATTCGGATAATGAAAAATATGCTTCTTAAATCCATTGGATACAGTTTGGAAATGGCTGAAATTGGTAAATTTCGATTAGGTGGAGAAGTTCATTATTGGATGTATGACTCAGTAAGTCTAACAGAGCTTTTACTTGAAAATGGGTTTAATAATATTAAAATATGTAAATCAAATGAATCAGAAATTCCTTCTTTTAATTCTTATTTGTTAGATATTGATGAATCTGGGAATACAAGAAAACCCGATTCCTTGTTTATTGAAGCAAGGAAATAG
- a CDS encoding HAD family hydrolase, with product MSLNQYKIIFWDFDGVIKDSVHIKTKAYLDLFPKADAVIKGKIKDHHLRNGGISRFVKIPLYLEWNEIEVSDENISKYLAEFANIVTNAVIQSDWIPGVEAVISQKLKNQVFVIVTGTPQNEIESIVEKLNIADKFDKIFGSPAEKSEVIKSSLIHYPINPKDALMIGDSESDFKAAYQNGIDFLFCDSGEESDFSKSFLGNRIKDFRSYL from the coding sequence TTGAGTTTAAATCAATATAAAATTATTTTCTGGGATTTCGATGGTGTTATCAAAGATTCAGTCCATATCAAAACAAAGGCCTATCTAGATCTTTTTCCCAAAGCAGATGCCGTAATCAAAGGGAAAATAAAAGATCACCATTTACGGAATGGTGGAATCTCCCGTTTTGTTAAAATTCCCCTATATTTGGAATGGAATGAAATCGAAGTCAGTGATGAAAACATTTCTAAATATTTGGCAGAATTTGCAAATATTGTGACAAATGCCGTTATTCAATCTGATTGGATTCCTGGAGTGGAAGCAGTAATTTCGCAGAAACTAAAAAATCAAGTTTTTGTGATCGTAACTGGTACTCCTCAGAATGAAATAGAATCAATAGTAGAAAAGTTGAATATTGCTGATAAATTTGATAAGATTTTTGGATCACCCGCGGAAAAATCCGAAGTGATTAAAAGTTCGCTCATTCATTATCCAATCAATCCAAAAGATGCACTGATGATAGGTGATAGTGAATCTGACTTTAAAGCAGCATACCAAAATGGAATCGATTTCCTGTTTTGTGATTCCGGAGAAGAATCTGACTTTTCAAAATCATTCTTAGGTAATAGAATTAAAGACTTTAGGAGTTACTTATGA
- a CDS encoding glycosyltransferase family 2 protein has translation MKISYIITTFNRGEKVLKTIQSILQQSKQLEEIEVIVVDGGSKDNTVALVQELAKSEPKLKLIVEDAPGVMPSRHSGAKKATGEVLVYIEDDVQVSNTHVKSILEIFSNGKNLMATGPCEPDYLSKDFPNWYQSLWFTDPSIPNSKINGWFSLMNLGDKIIDVDPSYVWALNFAIRKDLLFELGGFHPDLSPPKWKVFQGDGESGLSYKAAEKSILAIYHPGLKVLHEIQEDRFNTKYLERRFFFQGISDSFSELRKSKKVKSLLKNYIILFYISSRLFKKKLFRNHISVDLICEKARLKGYLFHQRSFRYDKTVRDWVLMDTYIDKAVPNPIPIRIVDKIFLMV, from the coding sequence ATGAAGATTAGTTACATTATAACCACTTTTAATAGAGGTGAAAAGGTCTTAAAAACGATTCAATCTATTTTACAGCAATCAAAACAATTGGAAGAAATTGAAGTAATCGTTGTAGATGGTGGTTCCAAAGACAATACAGTTGCTTTGGTCCAAGAGTTGGCGAAATCGGAACCAAAATTAAAGTTAATCGTTGAAGATGCGCCTGGTGTTATGCCTTCACGGCATAGTGGGGCAAAAAAAGCTACTGGAGAAGTGCTCGTTTACATAGAAGATGATGTTCAAGTATCCAACACTCATGTAAAATCGATATTGGAAATTTTTTCAAATGGAAAAAATTTAATGGCAACAGGACCTTGTGAACCAGATTATTTATCAAAAGATTTCCCAAATTGGTATCAATCGCTTTGGTTTACTGACCCATCTATCCCTAATTCAAAAATTAATGGATGGTTTAGTTTGATGAATCTTGGAGATAAAATTATAGACGTTGATCCTTCTTACGTTTGGGCACTCAATTTCGCAATCAGAAAGGATCTACTTTTTGAATTAGGCGGTTTTCATCCTGATTTATCACCTCCAAAGTGGAAAGTTTTTCAAGGAGATGGTGAATCTGGTTTATCCTATAAAGCTGCTGAAAAAAGCATTTTAGCCATTTATCATCCCGGACTCAAAGTTCTACATGAAATTCAAGAAGATCGATTTAATACTAAGTATCTTGAAAGAAGATTTTTTTTCCAAGGAATCTCGGATTCTTTTTCTGAATTAAGGAAATCTAAGAAAGTTAAATCACTTTTGAAAAATTATATTATTCTTTTTTACATTTCTTCAAGACTTTTCAAAAAGAAATTATTTAGAAATCATATTTCTGTTGATCTTATATGTGAAAAAGCAAGGTTAAAAGGATACTTATTCCACCAACGTTCTTTTCGTTATGATAAAACCGTTAGAGATTGGGTTCTAATGGATACTTATATTGATAAGGCCGTACCAAATCCTATTCCAATCCGTATAGTCGATAAAATTTTTTTAATGGTATAA
- a CDS encoding sugar phosphate isomerase/epimerase family protein, with product MKLSISNILWTKGEDQFPNFLKHCATIGFSGVELALSCFWEEPTHATKKQIQNLKEQIDFFQLEISALHSLTFTREDLELFGPAIKRYELLEYSKRYIEIAEELNCQNIVFGSPKSRKMNGKSKAECDDIFLDFLRDIDIVSANTYVNIEPLNVSTCDYLNTFDDILILLKKETFKNIKIQLDVRTFIENVEALEILDLNFQYVHHCQVSDPGLNLPSSEFSEYHAKTSEILKKNGYSGFVAGEILNRDRLDDKLFLKSAYDSLIQYYG from the coding sequence GTGAAACTATCAATTTCCAATATACTTTGGACAAAAGGTGAAGATCAATTTCCAAATTTTCTTAAGCATTGTGCTACTATTGGTTTTTCAGGAGTTGAGTTAGCTTTAAGTTGTTTTTGGGAAGAACCGACTCACGCAACTAAAAAACAAATCCAAAATTTAAAAGAACAAATTGATTTTTTCCAATTGGAAATTTCTGCGTTACATTCGCTAACATTTACCCGTGAAGACTTAGAATTATTTGGTCCAGCAATCAAACGATATGAGTTGTTAGAATATTCTAAAAGATATATTGAGATTGCAGAAGAGTTGAATTGTCAAAATATCGTATTTGGTTCACCAAAATCTAGGAAAATGAATGGAAAGTCAAAAGCAGAATGTGACGATATTTTTTTAGATTTTTTAAGAGACATTGATATTGTATCAGCAAACACTTATGTAAACATAGAACCTTTAAATGTTTCCACTTGTGATTATCTAAATACATTTGATGATATTCTCATATTATTAAAAAAGGAAACTTTTAAAAATATTAAAATACAACTAGATGTAAGGACTTTTATCGAAAATGTTGAAGCTTTGGAGATCTTAGATTTAAACTTTCAATATGTACATCATTGCCAGGTGAGTGATCCAGGATTAAATTTGCCATCCTCTGAATTTAGTGAATACCACGCTAAAACTTCAGAAATCTTAAAGAAAAATGGATACAGTGGATTTGTTGCAGGTGAAATTTTAAATAGAGATCGTTTAGATGATAAGTTGTTTTTGAAAAGTGCCTATGATAGTTTGATACAATATTATGGATAA
- a CDS encoding NAD(P)-dependent oxidoreductase, whose translation MKSIDKTNIILTGATGFVGSYFKLKLDSPNLFSTSKSGGANVNPIDLTNKDDLVKFFEFSKPDILIHIAGNKDVGFCEKFPDEARKVNVTATKYLVDLCKKYKTKFVYLSTDYVFDGKRGNYKETDIPLPSSEYGKMKLESEEIISNSGIDHIIIRSGALYGLNGKFYQWAVNSLRDGIQIEAIVDSYFTPTLLDDLYDITLKLISNHFNGIIHIVGKNKVSRFQMISKIADSIRILDPKLKPITIAESGLFFMPDLSLCPDKLNKELNIFTHTLEEGLEYLASTSKN comes from the coding sequence TTGAAAAGTATTGATAAAACAAATATTATTTTAACTGGTGCGACTGGTTTTGTCGGTTCTTATTTTAAATTAAAATTAGATTCACCGAATCTTTTTTCCACTTCAAAATCGGGTGGTGCCAATGTGAATCCAATTGATTTGACAAATAAGGATGACTTGGTTAAATTTTTTGAATTTTCCAAACCAGATATTTTAATTCACATAGCTGGTAACAAAGATGTTGGTTTTTGTGAGAAATTTCCTGATGAAGCAAGAAAAGTAAATGTAACAGCGACAAAATACTTAGTCGATCTTTGTAAAAAATACAAAACTAAGTTTGTATATTTATCGACTGATTATGTGTTCGATGGTAAAAGAGGAAACTATAAGGAAACTGATATACCTTTGCCTAGTTCTGAATATGGAAAAATGAAATTGGAGTCTGAGGAAATTATATCTAATTCTGGCATTGATCATATCATCATTCGTTCTGGTGCTTTATATGGTTTGAATGGTAAATTTTACCAATGGGCTGTGAATTCTTTAAGGGATGGAATTCAAATTGAAGCAATAGTGGATTCATATTTTACTCCTACATTATTAGATGACCTTTATGATATTACGCTTAAACTTATTTCCAATCACTTTAATGGAATCATTCATATAGTAGGCAAAAATAAAGTGTCAAGATTTCAGATGATTTCGAAAATTGCTGATTCAATCCGAATCCTAGATCCGAAATTGAAACCGATCACAATAGCTGAATCTGGATTATTTTTTATGCCAGACTTATCACTTTGTCCTGACAAATTAAATAAAGAGTTAAATATTTTTACTCATACATTAGAAGAAGGTTTGGAATACTTAGCGAGTACTTCCAAAAATTAG
- a CDS encoding SDR family NAD(P)-dependent oxidoreductase has translation MDKINLLISGANSDLAKPMINRVLNMHQIDHIHFLTHSEFNIKEDRVTVYKLDFSNSEEFERISESLKLANITHFIQYHGFAYKGDDLKSLNLQNLYKTLDINLISVVEILKVLLPQMEKNKFGRIVLMSTASASYGGGLNGFSYGLAKHGIIYLTKHLAKYYTKQNILTNAVSPGFINSKFHTDVLGRSETELQKRAELVRLGRSGSAEDVNKVIYNLAFENDYISGENIKIDGGDFI, from the coding sequence ATGGATAAAATCAATTTGTTAATTTCAGGCGCGAATAGTGATTTAGCTAAACCTATGATTAATCGAGTATTGAATATGCACCAAATTGATCATATTCACTTTTTGACGCACTCGGAATTTAACATTAAGGAAGATAGGGTTACAGTATATAAATTAGATTTTTCAAATTCAGAGGAATTTGAAAGAATATCTGAATCTCTGAAACTTGCGAATATTACACATTTTATACAATACCATGGCTTTGCATATAAAGGAGATGATCTTAAATCTTTAAATTTGCAAAATCTATACAAAACATTAGATATTAATTTAATCTCTGTTGTGGAGATTTTGAAAGTTTTATTACCCCAAATGGAAAAAAATAAATTTGGTAGAATTGTGCTGATGTCAACAGCATCAGCTAGTTATGGGGGAGGCTTAAATGGTTTTAGTTATGGATTGGCAAAACATGGAATTATTTATTTAACAAAACATTTGGCAAAATACTATACTAAACAAAATATTCTGACTAATGCAGTTTCTCCTGGTTTTATAAATTCTAAGTTTCATACTGATGTATTAGGTAGATCAGAAACAGAATTGCAAAAAAGAGCTGAATTGGTTAGATTAGGCAGATCTGGATCAGCGGAAGATGTAAATAAAGTGATTTATAATTTAGCATTTGAGAATGATTATATCTCAGGTGAAAATATAAAAATTGACGGTGGAGATTTTATTTAA
- a CDS encoding cytidylyltransferase — translation MLLGRKGSIGFPGKNTYKINGKPLAWYPMNVAKLTKEIDKIYLSTDDPELMKIAKEENVEVIERPPHLATKEALGEHAYQHGFSVIKERNPGVEIELVVLLFCNAATLTSKIVSEGIQALRDNKEADSAVTVSKYNMWSPLRARKKDQTGYLQPFVPFETFGDPKTLNCDRDSQGDVLFADMGLSIVRPKNLIQLEDGMLPQKWMGQRILPLYQEAGCDVDYEWQIPVVEWWLKKYGEFN, via the coding sequence TTGTTACTTGGACGTAAGGGAAGTATTGGATTTCCTGGCAAAAATACATATAAGATAAATGGGAAACCGTTAGCTTGGTACCCTATGAACGTTGCGAAATTAACGAAAGAAATTGATAAAATTTATTTATCTACTGATGATCCTGAGTTAATGAAAATAGCTAAGGAAGAAAACGTGGAGGTTATAGAGAGACCACCACATTTAGCAACGAAAGAAGCTCTCGGCGAACATGCCTACCAACATGGATTTTCAGTCATTAAAGAAAGGAATCCTGGAGTTGAGATAGAATTAGTAGTTTTATTATTTTGTAATGCAGCGACACTTACTTCGAAAATCGTTTCGGAAGGCATTCAAGCTTTAAGAGACAACAAAGAGGCCGACTCTGCAGTGACAGTTTCAAAATATAATATGTGGTCTCCTCTTCGCGCTAGAAAAAAAGACCAAACCGGTTACTTGCAACCATTTGTTCCCTTTGAAACCTTTGGTGACCCTAAAACATTAAATTGTGATAGGGATTCACAAGGAGATGTTTTATTTGCCGATATGGGACTTTCAATCGTTAGACCTAAAAATCTAATTCAATTAGAGGATGGAATGTTACCTCAAAAATGGATGGGACAAAGAATACTGCCACTTTATCAGGAAGCTGGATGTGATGTAGATTATGAGTGGCAAATTCCGGTAGTGGAATGGTGGCTAAAGAAATACGGAGAATTTAATTAA
- a CDS encoding radical SAM/SPASM domain-containing protein: protein MKEIDPKVYKKHHSFQDFKSHKTGIIEYQKSRAIRVLDEWSAGTLKTSHNVHKKDNFVEVLDAVTKDLKSDTIDSAFKITPFIAEEMYTYNDEELLRFFYHRYRYDVFPQLEKLDSFPPYLQIEPSSICNYRCVFCYQTDTNFFKKTTPGMGQMSIELFQKIVDEAYGNIEFLSLASRGEPLLAKDIEKMLIYVKGKFLNLKVNTNASLLTEGKVHALLSGGVKTVVFSADAAEEPLYSQLRVNGKLEKVLSNIKMFQSIREKEYSNLPIITRVSGVKVTEKQDMDSMERVWGGLVDQVAFVNYNPWENIYETKPNGQTKLCSDLFRRMFIWQDGLTNPCDSDYKSDLKIGKFPESNISELWRMERYENLRNAHKSGNRQLVHPCKGCVVV from the coding sequence ATGAAAGAAATTGATCCAAAAGTATATAAAAAACATCACAGTTTCCAAGATTTCAAAAGTCACAAAACTGGCATCATTGAATACCAAAAATCTCGAGCAATTCGCGTTTTAGATGAATGGTCAGCTGGAACTTTAAAAACGTCTCACAATGTTCATAAAAAAGATAACTTTGTAGAGGTATTAGATGCTGTCACAAAGGATCTAAAGTCTGATACGATTGACTCTGCGTTCAAAATTACACCATTCATTGCTGAAGAAATGTATACTTATAACGATGAGGAACTATTAAGATTCTTTTATCATCGATATCGTTATGACGTTTTTCCTCAGCTCGAAAAACTTGATTCGTTTCCACCATATTTACAAATTGAACCATCTTCGATTTGTAATTATCGGTGCGTATTTTGTTATCAGACAGACACAAATTTTTTCAAGAAGACAACCCCAGGTATGGGTCAGATGTCCATTGAATTATTCCAGAAGATTGTGGATGAAGCGTATGGAAATATTGAATTTCTTTCCTTGGCTTCAAGAGGGGAACCTTTACTTGCGAAAGATATTGAGAAAATGTTAATATATGTTAAGGGGAAATTTCTAAATTTAAAAGTAAATACAAATGCATCTTTATTAACTGAGGGGAAAGTCCATGCACTTCTTTCTGGTGGAGTAAAAACTGTTGTTTTTTCGGCCGATGCAGCAGAAGAACCACTTTATAGTCAATTAAGAGTAAATGGCAAACTTGAAAAAGTACTCAGTAATATCAAAATGTTTCAATCAATTAGGGAAAAAGAGTATTCTAATTTACCGATTATCACTCGAGTATCGGGTGTTAAAGTTACAGAAAAACAAGATATGGATTCTATGGAGAGGGTTTGGGGTGGACTTGTAGACCAAGTTGCATTCGTGAATTATAACCCCTGGGAAAATATTTATGAAACCAAACCAAATGGCCAAACGAAACTTTGTTCTGATCTCTTTCGGCGTATGTTTATTTGGCAGGATGGATTGACAAATCCATGTGATAGTGATTATAAATCAGACTTAAAGATTGGAAAATTTCCTGAATCCAATATATCCGAATTGTGGAGAATGGAAAGATATGAAAATCTAAGGAATGCGCATAAATCTGGAAATAGGCAATTAGTTCATCCATGCAAGGGATGTGTTGTAGTTTAA
- a CDS encoding DegT/DnrJ/EryC1/StrS family aminotransferase: protein MTDFIPVCEPSLLGNEKKYVLDAVESGWISSAGKYVSEFETQFAEFCGVDHAIGVCNGTVAIHLALVSLGIGKGDEVIIPNFTMIATAFAVCYTGATPVFVDADPNTWNIDVNKIEEKITKNTKAIIPVHIMGLICNMDEINRIAKKYSLYVVEDAAEAHGATFQGKKSGSLGDIATFSFFANKNLTTGEGGMVITNNKELALKIKYYKNLCFPLEGAREYNHDDIGFNYRISNLHSAIGLAQLEKAEHYTDLRIKNFKLYEKFLMGIEGIYTQVWDEKIYKHVHWMNAFYIDPKKFGRSRDELMSILRENGVDSRKLFTGMHAQLSLKKYGCKVDNEYDSTMNLSQNGLYLPSSSHLTEVQIEKVCEVLKRAKK from the coding sequence GTGACAGATTTTATTCCAGTTTGTGAACCTTCTCTTTTAGGAAATGAGAAAAAATATGTTTTGGATGCAGTTGAATCTGGTTGGATTTCTTCTGCTGGAAAATATGTCTCAGAATTTGAGACACAATTTGCCGAATTTTGTGGTGTAGATCATGCTATTGGAGTATGTAATGGAACAGTTGCTATTCATTTGGCACTCGTTTCTTTAGGGATTGGTAAAGGTGATGAAGTCATAATTCCAAATTTTACTATGATAGCAACAGCATTTGCTGTTTGTTATACGGGAGCTACACCGGTATTTGTTGATGCAGATCCGAATACCTGGAATATTGATGTAAATAAAATAGAAGAAAAAATAACTAAAAATACTAAAGCAATAATCCCTGTACATATTATGGGACTTATCTGCAACATGGATGAAATCAATCGTATTGCAAAAAAATATAGTCTATATGTTGTAGAGGATGCAGCCGAGGCCCATGGTGCCACCTTTCAAGGAAAAAAATCTGGTTCGCTTGGAGATATTGCTACATTTAGTTTTTTCGCTAACAAAAACCTGACTACCGGGGAAGGTGGAATGGTTATCACAAATAATAAAGAATTAGCCTTAAAAATAAAATACTATAAGAATCTTTGTTTTCCACTCGAAGGTGCAAGAGAGTATAATCATGATGATATTGGTTTTAACTATAGAATTTCTAATTTACATTCAGCGATAGGGCTCGCTCAATTAGAGAAAGCTGAACACTATACAGATTTAAGAATCAAGAATTTTAAGCTCTATGAAAAATTTCTTATGGGAATCGAAGGCATATATACGCAAGTTTGGGATGAAAAAATTTATAAACATGTACATTGGATGAATGCATTCTATATAGATCCAAAAAAATTTGGAAGAAGTCGCGATGAATTAATGTCCATATTACGAGAAAATGGTGTTGATAGTAGAAAACTTTTTACTGGTATGCATGCACAGTTGTCTCTAAAGAAATACGGTTGTAAGGTTGATAATGAATACGACTCTACAATGAATCTTAGTCAAAATGGTTTATATTTGCCTTCGTCTAGTCATCTAACGGAAGTTCAAATTGAAAAAGTATGTGAAGTTTTAAAGAGAGCAAAAAAGTAA
- a CDS encoding class I SAM-dependent methyltransferase, protein MYDFYFGEKEQIFEDEKNYLLTVKRMMPRWCNSIPDSEFLAIYDDLMSSNIVDSNSSGVIVETGCGASTIVLAYFAMKYGKKLYTWDTNQNKLAYIRNIICDTHQRTLNKRLHDNWIYIGYLSTSKELGIPMLSEKSETIDFGFFDSEHTSDVLIPELEFALKLANDKAIFALDDANYRYRHKNIAYVNVFRKKLGLAPVPEIPENLGDSYYVLAENIIKATYPNSNKISDTYKDNFKSDIFWDYFSNDRAIMNNLGMEKLQELEHRYDSFRILK, encoded by the coding sequence ATGTACGATTTTTATTTTGGTGAAAAAGAACAAATATTCGAAGACGAAAAAAATTATTTACTAACAGTTAAAAGGATGATGCCTCGTTGGTGTAATTCAATTCCTGATTCAGAGTTTCTAGCGATTTATGACGATTTAATGTCATCTAACATTGTCGATTCGAATTCAAGCGGAGTCATTGTTGAGACAGGTTGTGGGGCAAGTACGATTGTTTTAGCTTACTTTGCGATGAAATATGGCAAAAAACTCTATACTTGGGATACAAATCAAAATAAACTAGCTTACATTCGAAACATTATTTGTGATACTCATCAAAGAACTTTAAACAAGAGACTTCATGATAATTGGATTTATATTGGCTACCTTAGTACCTCGAAAGAATTAGGAATTCCTATGTTATCTGAAAAATCAGAAACTATCGATTTTGGTTTTTTTGATTCTGAACATACTTCTGATGTGTTGATTCCAGAGTTGGAATTTGCATTAAAATTAGCAAATGATAAAGCAATTTTTGCGTTAGACGATGCAAACTATCGTTATCGTCATAAGAATATTGCTTATGTGAATGTGTTTCGTAAGAAATTAGGTTTGGCGCCAGTGCCTGAAATTCCAGAAAATCTGGGTGATTCTTACTATGTTCTAGCAGAGAATATTATCAAAGCAACGTATCCAAATTCAAATAAAATAAGTGATACATACAAAGATAATTTTAAATCCGATATTTTTTGGGATTATTTTTCAAATGATAGAGCAATCATGAATAACTTGGGAATGGAGAAGTTACAAGAACTGGAACATCGTTATGATAGTTTTCGAATTCTCAAATAG
- a CDS encoding 6-hydroxymethylpterin diphosphokinase MptE-like protein: MLSSKIVYFFRLPFYRFFNAVSPGIHLIRRKLANNQCSFIRNDNRFYKLKGKYNGSECFIVGNGPSLKVEDLNWLKEKNIPSFGVNKIHLIYPQSEWRPTFYVCEDIPVLETIKDIVNEQKNILKFVMGIPGIKYDRNTIFIKRIASEFTDMNFFEEPVPYLFCGQTVIYLCLQLAMFMGFKKIYLLGIDFSWNFDDADPDEKGFSILKTDSPHFVPNYFKKGEKQYLVTREHFDYMVRILNFAKNIMNAKGIEVFNATRGGKLEVFTRVSMDTLKKRDSRN; the protein is encoded by the coding sequence ATGTTAAGTTCTAAAATTGTATATTTTTTCAGACTTCCTTTTTATAGATTTTTTAATGCGGTAAGTCCTGGAATTCATTTGATTCGAAGGAAGTTAGCAAATAACCAATGTTCATTTATACGCAATGATAATAGATTTTATAAACTAAAAGGAAAATATAATGGTTCTGAATGTTTCATTGTTGGGAATGGACCTAGTTTAAAAGTTGAAGATCTAAATTGGTTAAAGGAAAAAAATATTCCATCTTTTGGTGTGAATAAAATCCATTTAATTTATCCGCAGTCCGAATGGAGACCTACATTTTACGTATGTGAAGATATCCCTGTTTTAGAAACAATTAAAGATATCGTGAATGAACAGAAAAACATTCTGAAATTTGTGATGGGAATACCAGGTATCAAATATGATCGAAACACGATTTTTATAAAGAGAATTGCATCTGAATTTACTGATATGAATTTTTTTGAGGAACCTGTCCCTTATCTCTTTTGCGGGCAAACTGTGATTTATTTATGTTTGCAGTTAGCAATGTTTATGGGTTTTAAAAAGATATATTTGTTAGGTATTGATTTTAGTTGGAATTTTGATGATGCAGATCCTGATGAGAAAGGATTTTCAATTTTAAAAACTGATTCTCCTCATTTTGTTCCTAATTATTTTAAAAAGGGTGAAAAACAATATTTGGTGACTCGGGAACATTTCGATTATATGGTTAGGATTTTGAATTTTGCAAAAAATATCATGAATGCAAAAGGTATTGAAGTTTTTAATGCAACTAGAGGTGGAAAACTAGAGGTTTTTACTCGTGTTTCGATGGATACTTTGAAAAAAAGAGATTCCAGAAATTAA
- a CDS encoding class I SAM-dependent methyltransferase, which yields MSVFSDYSIYYDLLYKDKDYKKESEYVLNALSNTGNGLRSLLELGCGTGKHAELFLKNFNRYVGVDLSEDMVNQGKDRLKGKNAELHLGDVRKFQINEKFDAAVSLFHVASYQTENNDFFSYLVTANSHLEKGSVFLFDFWYGPAVLNLKPSVKIKRMSNDKYAVTRLAEPSSDSNKNLVVVNYEVLIEDKQNGNYSKIEESHPMRYFFIPEIQYFLEKSGFDLDSTRFEEWITGAEPSENSWGVTCITRKK from the coding sequence ATGAGTGTATTTTCTGATTATTCAATCTATTATGATTTACTGTATAAAGATAAAGATTATAAAAAAGAAAGCGAGTATGTTTTAAATGCACTTTCTAATACTGGTAATGGTTTAAGATCTTTATTAGAATTGGGTTGTGGAACTGGCAAACATGCAGAATTATTTTTAAAGAACTTCAATCGATATGTTGGAGTAGATCTATCTGAAGATATGGTTAACCAAGGAAAAGATCGACTGAAAGGTAAGAATGCAGAACTTCATCTTGGAGATGTGCGTAAATTTCAAATTAATGAAAAATTTGATGCAGCAGTTTCCTTATTCCATGTTGCAAGTTATCAAACTGAGAATAATGATTTTTTCTCATACCTCGTAACAGCAAATTCACATTTGGAAAAAGGTTCTGTATTCTTGTTTGATTTTTGGTATGGGCCTGCAGTTTTGAACTTAAAGCCATCCGTAAAAATTAAACGAATGAGTAACGATAAGTATGCTGTAACTAGGCTTGCAGAACCTAGTTCTGATTCTAATAAAAACCTAGTCGTTGTAAATTATGAAGTTTTAATCGAAGATAAACAGAATGGTAACTATTCAAAAATTGAAGAAAGCCATCCAATGCGATATTTTTTTATTCCTGAAATACAATATTTTTTAGAAAAATCGGGTTTTGATTTGGATTCAACACGGTTTGAAGAATGGATAACTGGAGCCGAGCCTTCTGAAAATTCCTGGGGTGTAACATGTATTACTCGGAAAAAATAA